In the Methanosarcinales archaeon genome, CGAAACCGGAAATTGTGTTTCAATAAATGATTTCATAAATATCCCAACATTTCATTTTCATAAACACTCAACACATCACATCGTATACTGAGTTAAAAGACCCTGTTGCATACCATTTGAACCTTTTTTCTCACCATCGACCTTATCCATCTTTGAGATCAAACCCACCCTTTGCTCTGGCTGGGATGCAGAGATCGGGTTTTCAGTCAAAGCGAATCTCACTGCCTTGCGCCACCCGATATTTTTCCCATATATCGCCTGTCCTGTCGCAGCATTGGTCATTGTGAACAGCCACCACCGCTCCTCAGGTGTCAGACCCAGCCAGTTCATAATTGCTGTAGGAACCCGTCCAGGGTCAGCATCTTCAATAGCCCATGCCAGAAGCACCAGTTCCTTGCCGAACAACCGGGACATAGGTGTCAGCCCGTTAACTTTCCATCCTCCCCCTTTCATACCCCCTTTCCGCAAACGGCGGTTGAACTCATCCTTAACAGCATCAGCAATTGCCTCCCATTTCTCACGGGAAAGAATCACTCGCAGCCGTTCATCGGTATCTGCCTTGACAACCCGGATTTTTGTGTCCCACTGGCCCTTTTCCCAGGACATATGTTCAGTAATATGTACATCTGCTGATCTGGAAGACAGAGAGAC is a window encoding:
- a CDS encoding DUF3780 domain-containing protein, which encodes MVAKPSVKGFGFDPSDSEHYFQVSLSSRSADVHITEHMSWEKGQWDTKIRVVKADTDERLRVILSREKWEAIADAVKDEFNRRLRKGGMKGGGWKVNGLTPMSRLFGKELVLLAWAIEDADPGRVPTAIMNWLGLTPEERWWLFTMTNAATGQAIYGKNIGWRKAVRFALTENPISASQPEQRVGLISKMDKVDGEKKGSNGMQQGLLTQYTM